A genomic segment from Klebsiella africana encodes:
- a CDS encoding 3-phenylpropionate MFS transporter codes for MVLHSTRWLALSYFTYFFSYGIFLPFWSVWLAGNGLTPETIGILLGAGLVARFLGSLLIAPRVSDPSRLIAALRVLALLTLLFALAFWAGSHVAWLLAIIIGFNLFFSPLVPLTDALANTWQKQITMDYGRVRLWGSIAFVIGSALTGKLVSLFDYRAILLMLSLGVASMLLGMLLKPSVMPQGESRQQQGAGMAAWLTLVRQSWRFLACVCLLQGAHAAYYGFSAIYWQQAGYSASAVGYLWSLGVVAEVVIFALSKKVFRRFSARDLLLLSAVCGLVRWTLMGWTTALPGLIFAQILHCGTFTVCHLAAMRYIAARQGSEVIRLQAVYSAVAMGGSIAIMTVFAGFLYQHLHQGVFWVMALLTIPALIIRPKAVAA; via the coding sequence GCGCTGGCTGGCGCTCAGTTATTTCACCTACTTTTTTAGCTACGGTATTTTTCTGCCCTTCTGGAGCGTCTGGCTGGCCGGAAACGGGTTGACCCCGGAAACCATCGGCATTTTGCTTGGCGCCGGTCTGGTGGCCCGTTTTCTCGGAAGCCTGCTGATTGCCCCGCGGGTCAGCGATCCCTCCCGGCTGATCGCCGCGCTGCGCGTGCTGGCGCTGTTAACCTTGCTCTTCGCGCTGGCCTTCTGGGCCGGCAGCCACGTAGCATGGCTGCTGGCGATCATCATCGGCTTCAACCTGTTCTTTTCGCCGCTGGTGCCGCTGACGGATGCGCTAGCTAATACCTGGCAAAAGCAGATCACCATGGACTATGGCCGGGTGCGGCTCTGGGGCTCTATTGCCTTTGTGATTGGTTCGGCGCTGACCGGCAAGCTGGTGAGCCTGTTCGATTACCGGGCGATCCTGTTGATGCTAAGCCTGGGCGTTGCCTCGATGCTGCTCGGCATGCTACTTAAGCCGTCGGTGATGCCCCAGGGGGAGTCGCGCCAGCAGCAGGGGGCCGGAATGGCGGCCTGGCTGACGCTGGTGCGCCAGAGCTGGCGCTTTCTGGCCTGCGTTTGTCTGCTGCAGGGAGCGCACGCCGCCTACTATGGCTTTAGCGCCATCTACTGGCAGCAGGCTGGCTATTCGGCCTCGGCGGTGGGCTATCTGTGGTCGCTAGGCGTGGTGGCGGAAGTGGTGATCTTCGCGTTGAGTAAAAAGGTATTTCGCCGCTTCAGCGCGCGCGACCTGCTGCTGCTCTCCGCCGTCTGCGGGCTGGTCCGCTGGACGCTGATGGGCTGGACCACGGCGCTGCCGGGGCTCATCTTCGCGCAGATCCTCCACTGCGGCACTTTCACGGTGTGTCATCTGGCGGCGATGCGCTATATCGCCGCCCGTCAGGGGAGCGAGGTGATCCGCCTGCAGGCTGTCTACTCCGCGGTGGCGATGGGCGGCAGTATTGCCATCATGACCGTCTTCGCCGGGTTCCTCTATCAACACCTGCACCAGGGCGTATTCTGGGTGATGGCCCTGCTGACGATCCCGGCGCTGATTATCCGGCCAAAAGCGGTGGCAGCCTAG
- the csiE gene encoding stationary phase inducible protein CsiE gives MMTVIEPPSALSSPQRRSQVLLMFYLPGQSVTTERLGRINLVDETTARQDIEETGREIQRYHRLTLRSEVDGSYRIEGAALDQRLCLLHALRRGLRLCPQFVNHHFTPALKTQLKQEGIARTLYDDTNLQALVNRCARTLNRQFDCRDVQFLRLYLQYCLLEHHRGYSPDFNDEQQRWAQTAAEFTLAQEIVRHWQRRVGAPPHVGEPFFLSLLFMLLKTPDPVRDGHPHDRRLRLAISGLIHRFQILAGRAFSDEQGLSDQLYIHLSQALLRSVFAIGIDSTLTEEVSRLYPRLLRTTQAALSEFEEAWHIRFNEEETGLIAVIFGAWLMQKSDLHEKQVLLLTDDNPAIEEALEQQLRELTLLPLNIKYQSVERFQKEGAPKGVTLIVTPYTTALPLFSPPLIHAENCFTERQQQHICAMLEG, from the coding sequence ATGATGACCGTCATTGAACCACCATCTGCGCTTTCCAGTCCACAGCGCCGTAGCCAGGTGCTCCTGATGTTTTATCTGCCCGGACAGTCGGTGACGACTGAACGGCTTGGCAGGATCAACCTCGTTGATGAGACCACGGCCCGGCAGGATATTGAGGAGACCGGACGCGAAATTCAGCGTTACCACCGTTTGACCCTCCGGTCAGAGGTGGACGGCAGCTATCGGATTGAAGGCGCCGCGCTCGACCAACGTTTATGTCTGCTGCATGCGCTGCGGCGGGGGCTGCGCCTCTGCCCGCAGTTCGTTAATCATCATTTTACCCCGGCCCTGAAAACGCAGCTTAAACAGGAAGGCATTGCCCGCACCTTATACGATGATACCAATCTGCAGGCGCTGGTGAATCGCTGCGCGCGGACGCTCAATCGCCAGTTTGACTGCCGCGACGTTCAGTTTCTGCGCTTGTACCTGCAGTACTGTCTGCTCGAACATCACCGAGGATACTCTCCGGACTTCAATGATGAACAGCAGCGCTGGGCCCAGACCGCCGCCGAGTTTACCCTGGCGCAGGAGATTGTCCGCCACTGGCAGCGTCGGGTCGGCGCTCCGCCCCATGTCGGAGAACCCTTCTTCCTTTCGCTGCTGTTTATGTTGCTCAAAACCCCCGATCCGGTCCGCGATGGTCACCCGCACGATCGCCGCCTGCGGCTGGCTATCTCCGGCCTGATCCACCGCTTCCAGATCCTCGCCGGCAGAGCGTTCAGTGATGAGCAGGGGCTCAGCGATCAACTCTATATTCATTTGTCGCAGGCGTTGCTCCGCAGCGTGTTTGCCATCGGCATCGACAGCACGCTCACGGAGGAAGTGAGCCGGCTCTATCCTCGTTTACTGCGTACCACCCAGGCAGCATTGAGTGAATTCGAGGAGGCCTGGCACATCCGTTTTAATGAGGAAGAGACCGGTTTAATCGCGGTGATCTTTGGCGCCTGGCTGATGCAGAAAAGCGACCTGCACGAGAAACAGGTGCTGTTGCTAACCGATGACAACCCAGCTATTGAAGAGGCCCTGGAACAGCAGCTGCGCGAACTAACGCTGCTGCCGTTGAATATCAAATACCAGAGCGTAGAGCGCTTTCAGAAGGAAGGTGCGCCCAAAGGGGTGACGCTTATCGTCACCCCCTATACGACGGCGCTGCCGCTCTTTTCGCCGCCGCTGATCCACGCGGAGAACTGCTTTACTGAACGCCAGCAGCAGCATATCTGCGCGATGCTTGAGGGCTAG
- a CDS encoding DUF1007 family protein, whose product MNRVKQCTSAAFFMFLSFSAAAHPHSFISLQSEPVVKDGLLSAFKMRWTMDEITSSDLLYDAGNAKPGSDVWKKLAAEVMANVLGQHYFSELWHNGQRVKFDNRPDGYGLEREGLQAVLTFTLPLATPQPVAGQTFTFSTFDPTYYVDMFYDKDSDFSLPAALQAACKATVMTPKPNDKMLSYAQSLDKADAPPEDMALGSYFAQKVTLTCQ is encoded by the coding sequence ATGAACAGAGTGAAACAATGCACCAGCGCGGCGTTTTTCATGTTTTTATCATTTTCAGCCGCCGCGCATCCGCATAGCTTCATTAGTTTGCAGAGTGAGCCAGTGGTCAAAGACGGTCTGCTGAGCGCCTTTAAAATGCGTTGGACGATGGATGAAATTACCTCATCGGATCTGCTCTATGATGCCGGAAACGCCAAACCGGGCAGCGACGTGTGGAAAAAGCTGGCGGCGGAGGTGATGGCCAACGTGCTTGGTCAGCACTATTTCAGTGAGTTGTGGCACAACGGCCAGCGGGTGAAATTTGACAATCGTCCCGATGGCTATGGCCTTGAGCGTGAAGGGCTGCAGGCGGTACTGACTTTTACCCTGCCGCTGGCGACGCCGCAACCTGTTGCCGGGCAGACGTTTACCTTTTCCACCTTCGACCCGACCTACTACGTCGATATGTTTTATGACAAGGATAGCGATTTTTCCCTGCCCGCCGCGCTGCAGGCTGCCTGCAAGGCAACGGTGATGACGCCAAAACCGAACGATAAAATGCTCTCGTACGCCCAGTCGCTGGATAAAGCGGATGCGCCGCCGGAGGATATGGCGCTGGGCAGCTATTTTGCCCAGAAGGTGACCCTGACATGTCAGTAA
- a CDS encoding nickel/cobalt transporter — MSVIFTPRARASRWKALWPLALLLAVSIIGGVWLWRAWPQVLMQSAVWQRSLNLELSRLLQAVAENPAAAGLSLLGFSFVYGVLHALGPGHGKIVITTWLATHPAKLKSSIGLTLAASLLQGLVAIALVVVVLALLQLPARQLHLSSFWLEKGSYLLVGALGLLLCWRALRKLRLLLLRPTFTAFTPHHVHNEHCGCGHQHLPAPEQLQAGDDWRARAAIVLSMGMRPCSGAIMVLLFSKVIGVFGWGMAAALAMAAGTSLTITALALLVHGFRQLAIRLSGHQAPALWKQVGWTTLALAGGVILLVAAGVMWLSAVPAGGGIRPF; from the coding sequence ATGTCAGTAATTTTTACTCCGCGCGCGCGAGCTTCGCGCTGGAAAGCGCTGTGGCCGCTGGCGCTGTTGCTGGCGGTGAGCATCATCGGCGGCGTTTGGCTGTGGCGGGCGTGGCCGCAGGTGCTGATGCAGAGTGCGGTCTGGCAACGTTCGCTCAACCTGGAACTCAGCCGCCTGCTGCAGGCGGTGGCGGAGAACCCGGCGGCAGCGGGGCTGTCGCTGCTGGGGTTTAGCTTCGTTTACGGGGTACTGCATGCCTTAGGGCCTGGCCACGGTAAAATTGTCATTACGACCTGGCTTGCCACCCATCCCGCGAAGCTGAAATCAAGCATCGGCCTGACGCTGGCCGCCTCTTTACTGCAGGGACTGGTGGCCATCGCGCTGGTGGTCGTGGTGCTGGCGCTGCTGCAGCTACCGGCGCGCCAGCTGCATCTCAGCAGTTTCTGGCTGGAGAAGGGGAGTTATCTGCTGGTGGGCGCGTTAGGGCTGCTGCTGTGCTGGCGGGCGTTGAGAAAGCTACGTCTGCTGCTGCTGCGCCCCACATTTACCGCTTTTACCCCGCACCATGTTCATAACGAGCACTGCGGCTGCGGGCATCAGCATCTCCCGGCGCCGGAGCAGCTACAGGCCGGCGACGACTGGCGGGCACGCGCCGCAATCGTCCTGTCGATGGGCATGCGCCCCTGCTCGGGAGCGATCATGGTCCTGCTGTTCAGCAAGGTGATCGGCGTTTTTGGCTGGGGGATGGCGGCGGCGCTGGCGATGGCGGCGGGAACCTCGTTGACCATCACCGCGCTGGCGCTGCTCGTGCATGGATTCCGCCAGCTGGCGATCCGCCTCAGTGGCCATCAGGCGCCAGCGTTATGGAAGCAGGTTGGTTGGACGACGCTGGCGCTGGCCGGCGGCGTCATTTTGCTGGTGGCGGCAGGGGTGATGTGGCTCAGCGCCGTCCCGGCCGGCGGTGGGATCCGTCCGTTTTAG
- the suhB gene encoding inositol-1-monophosphatase, with amino-acid sequence MHPMLNIAVRAARKAGNLIAKHYETPDTVETSQKGSNDFVTNVDKAAEAIIIETIRKSYPQHTIITEESGEHAGEDQDVQWVIDPLDGTTNFVKRLPHFSVSIAVRIKGRTEVAVVYDPMRNELFTATRGQGAQLNGYRLRGSNARDLDGTIIATGFPFKAKQHATTYMNILGNMFTECADFRRTGSAALDLAYVAAGRVDGYFEIALKPWDFAAGELIAREAGAIVCDFTGGHNYLLTGNIVAGNPRVVKAMLANMREQLSDALKR; translated from the coding sequence ATGCATCCGATGCTGAACATCGCCGTGCGCGCAGCGCGCAAGGCGGGTAATTTAATTGCCAAGCACTACGAAACGCCAGACACCGTAGAAACCAGCCAGAAAGGCAGCAATGATTTTGTGACCAACGTCGATAAAGCCGCCGAAGCGATTATTATCGAAACCATTCGCAAGTCTTACCCGCAGCACACCATTATCACCGAAGAAAGCGGTGAACACGCTGGTGAAGATCAGGATGTTCAATGGGTTATCGATCCACTGGATGGTACCACCAACTTCGTTAAACGCCTGCCGCACTTCTCTGTTTCCATCGCCGTACGCATCAAAGGGCGTACTGAAGTCGCGGTGGTCTACGATCCGATGCGTAACGAACTGTTCACCGCGACCCGCGGCCAGGGCGCACAGCTGAACGGCTACCGTCTGCGCGGCAGCAACGCTCGCGACCTCGACGGCACCATTATCGCAACCGGTTTCCCGTTCAAAGCGAAGCAGCACGCCACCACTTACATGAATATTCTCGGCAACATGTTTACCGAATGTGCCGACTTCCGTCGCACCGGCTCTGCCGCGCTGGATCTGGCCTATGTGGCCGCTGGCCGCGTTGACGGTTACTTTGAAATCGCCCTGAAGCCCTGGGATTTCGCCGCAGGCGAGCTGATCGCCCGTGAAGCTGGCGCGATTGTCTGCGACTTCACCGGTGGCCATAACTACCTGCTGACGGGCAATATCGTTGCCGGTAACCCGCGCGTGGTGAAAGCGATGCTGGCGAACATGCGCGAGCAGCTGAGCGATGCGCTGAAGCGTTAA
- the trmJ gene encoding tRNA (cytosine(32)/uridine(32)-2'-O)-methyltransferase TrmJ, whose translation MLQNIRIVLVETSHTGNMGSVARAMKTMGLTNLWLVNPLVKPDSQAIALAAGASDVIGNAQIVDTLDEALAGCSLVVGTSARSRTLPWPMLDPRECGLKSVAEGQHAPVALVFGRERVGLTNDELQKCHYHVAIAANPEYSSLNLAMAVQVIAYEVRMAWLATQEQEQPAVEHEEAPYPLVDDLERFYDHLEQTLLATGFIRPNHPGQVMNKLRRLFTRARPESQELNILRGMLASIEQQNKGK comes from the coding sequence ATGCTGCAAAATATTCGAATCGTACTGGTAGAAACCTCTCACACCGGCAACATGGGCTCTGTAGCCCGCGCGATGAAAACCATGGGCTTAACTAACCTGTGGCTGGTCAACCCGTTGGTCAAACCCGATTCGCAAGCTATCGCACTGGCCGCGGGCGCCAGCGATGTGATCGGCAACGCGCAGATCGTCGATACCCTTGATGAAGCCCTGGCGGGCTGCAGCCTGGTGGTTGGCACCAGCGCGCGTTCCCGCACGCTACCGTGGCCGATGCTGGATCCGCGCGAATGCGGCCTGAAAAGCGTCGCCGAAGGCCAGCATGCGCCGGTGGCGCTGGTCTTTGGCCGCGAGCGCGTTGGTCTGACCAACGATGAACTGCAGAAGTGCCATTACCATGTGGCGATTGCCGCCAACCCGGAATACAGCTCGCTGAACCTGGCGATGGCGGTGCAGGTTATCGCCTATGAAGTGCGGATGGCCTGGCTGGCGACGCAGGAGCAGGAACAGCCGGCGGTTGAGCATGAAGAGGCGCCGTATCCGCTGGTGGACGATCTGGAGCGGTTCTACGACCATCTTGAGCAGACGCTGCTGGCGACGGGCTTTATCCGCCCGAACCATCCGGGACAGGTAATGAACAAGCTGCGTCGTCTGTTCACCCGCGCGCGTCCGGAAAGCCAGGAGTTGAACATCCTGCGCGGCATGCTGGCGTCTATTGAGCAGCAGAATAAAGGTAAGTAA
- the iscR gene encoding Fe-S cluster assembly transcriptional regulator IscR translates to MRLTSKGRYAVTAMLDVALNSETGPVPLADISERQGISLSYLEQLFSRLRKNGLVSSVRGPGGGYLLGKDAGSIAVGEVISAVDESVDATRCQGKGGCQGGDKCLTHALWRDLSERLTGFLNNITLGELVNNQEILDVSGRQHQHETQRNARTQDAIDVKLRA, encoded by the coding sequence ATGAGACTGACATCTAAAGGGCGTTATGCCGTGACCGCGATGCTTGACGTTGCGCTCAACTCTGAAACGGGCCCGGTGCCGTTGGCAGATATTTCAGAGCGTCAGGGAATTTCGCTTTCCTATCTGGAACAGCTGTTCTCTCGCCTGCGTAAAAATGGCCTGGTTTCCAGCGTTCGTGGTCCAGGTGGTGGTTATCTGTTAGGTAAAGATGCCGGTAGTATCGCTGTCGGCGAAGTGATCAGCGCGGTAGACGAATCCGTTGACGCCACCCGTTGCCAGGGCAAAGGCGGCTGTCAGGGCGGTGATAAGTGCCTGACTCACGCGCTGTGGCGCGATTTGAGCGAACGCCTGACGGGCTTCCTGAACAATATCACCCTCGGGGAACTGGTGAATAACCAGGAGATCCTTGATGTTTCCGGTCGTCAGCACCAGCACGAAACCCAGCGCAATGCGCGCACCCAGGACGCGATCGACGTTAAACTGCGCGCCTGA
- the iscS gene encoding cysteine desulfurase, translating into MKLPIYLDYSATTPVDPRVAEKMMQFLTMDGTFGNPASRSHRFGWQAEEAVDIARNQIAELVGADPREIVFTSGATESDNLAIKGAANFYQKKGKHIITSKTEHKAVLDTCRQLEREGFEVTYLAPQSNGIIDLKELEAAMRDDTILVSIMHVNNEIGVVQDIATIGEMCRARGIIYHVDATQSVGKLPIDLSQLKVDLMSFSGHKIYGPKGIGALYVRRKPRIRIEAQIHGGGHERGMRSGTLPVHQIVGMGEAYRIAKEEMESEMARLRTLRNRLWNGVKDMEEVYLNGDLEQGAPNILNVSFNYVEGESLIMALKDLAVSSGSACTSASLEPSYVLRALGMTDELAHSSIRFSLGRFTTEEEIDYAIDLIRKSIGRLRELSPLWEMFKQGVDLNSIEWSHH; encoded by the coding sequence ATGAAATTACCGATTTACCTCGATTACTCCGCAACCACGCCGGTGGACCCGCGTGTTGCCGAGAAAATGATGCAGTTCCTGACCATGGACGGGACCTTTGGTAACCCGGCCTCCCGTTCCCACCGTTTTGGCTGGCAGGCTGAAGAGGCGGTTGATATCGCCCGCAATCAGATTGCCGAGCTGGTCGGTGCCGACCCGCGCGAAATCGTCTTTACCTCTGGTGCGACTGAATCCGACAACCTGGCGATCAAGGGTGCAGCCAACTTTTATCAGAAAAAAGGCAAGCACATCATCACCAGCAAAACCGAGCATAAAGCGGTTCTGGATACCTGCCGTCAGCTGGAGCGCGAAGGTTTCGAAGTAACCTACCTGGCGCCGCAGAGCAACGGGATTATCGATCTGAAAGAGCTGGAAGCAGCGATGCGTGACGACACCATCCTGGTTTCCATCATGCATGTGAATAACGAAATCGGCGTGGTGCAGGATATCGCTACCATCGGCGAGATGTGTCGCGCGCGCGGTATCATTTACCACGTAGACGCCACCCAGAGCGTGGGCAAGCTGCCTATCGACCTGAGCCAGCTGAAAGTGGACCTGATGTCCTTCTCCGGCCATAAAATCTACGGTCCGAAAGGCATCGGCGCGCTGTACGTGCGTCGTAAGCCGCGTATTCGTATCGAAGCGCAGATCCACGGCGGCGGCCATGAGCGCGGTATGCGTTCCGGTACTCTGCCTGTTCACCAGATCGTCGGCATGGGTGAAGCTTACCGTATCGCCAAAGAAGAGATGGAAAGCGAGATGGCGCGTCTGCGCACCCTACGCAACCGTCTGTGGAACGGCGTGAAGGATATGGAAGAAGTTTATCTCAACGGCGACCTCGAGCAGGGCGCGCCTAATATCCTTAACGTCAGCTTCAACTATGTTGAAGGCGAGTCGCTGATTATGGCGCTGAAAGATCTGGCGGTTTCCTCCGGTTCAGCCTGTACTTCCGCGAGCCTTGAGCCATCCTACGTGCTGCGCGCGTTAGGTATGACTGATGAACTGGCGCACAGTTCTATTCGTTTCTCTTTAGGTCGTTTCACTACCGAAGAAGAGATTGACTATGCCATCGATCTGATTCGCAAATCCATTGGCCGTCTGCGCGAGCTTTCTCCGCTGTGGGAAATGTTCAAACAGGGCGTGGATCTGAACAGCATTGAATGGTCACATCACTAA
- the iscU gene encoding Fe-S cluster assembly scaffold IscU, which yields MAYSEKVIDHYENPRNVGSFDNSDENVGSGMVGAPACGDVMKLQIKVNNEGIIEDARFKTYGCGSAIASSSLVTEWVKGKSLDEAQAIKNTDIADELELPPVKIHCSILAEDAIKAAIADYKSKREAK from the coding sequence ATGGCTTACAGCGAAAAAGTTATCGATCATTACGAGAATCCGCGCAACGTCGGCTCTTTTGACAACAGCGACGAGAACGTCGGCAGCGGCATGGTCGGCGCGCCGGCCTGCGGCGACGTGATGAAGTTGCAGATTAAAGTCAACAATGAAGGTATCATTGAAGACGCGCGCTTCAAGACCTACGGCTGCGGTTCCGCTATCGCTTCCAGCTCCCTGGTCACTGAGTGGGTGAAGGGCAAATCGCTGGACGAAGCGCAGGCGATCAAGAACACCGATATCGCCGATGAACTGGAACTGCCGCCGGTGAAAATTCACTGCTCTATTTTGGCGGAAGACGCGATTAAAGCCGCGATTGCGGATTACAAAAGCAAACGTGAAGCAAAATAA
- the iscA gene encoding iron-sulfur cluster assembly protein IscA, whose amino-acid sequence MSITLSDSAAARVNAFLANRGKGFGLRLGVRTSGCSGMAYVLEFVDEPAAEDTVFEDKGVKVVIDGKSLQFLDGTQLDFVKEGLNEGFKFTNPNVKDECGCGESFNV is encoded by the coding sequence ATGTCGATTACTCTTAGCGACAGTGCAGCAGCGCGAGTCAATGCCTTCCTGGCGAACCGCGGTAAAGGGTTTGGCCTGCGCCTGGGCGTAAGAACCTCCGGCTGCTCGGGTATGGCCTATGTACTGGAGTTTGTTGACGAGCCGGCGGCTGAAGACACCGTGTTTGAAGACAAAGGCGTGAAGGTCGTGATCGACGGCAAAAGTCTGCAATTCCTCGACGGTACTCAGTTGGACTTCGTCAAAGAAGGCCTCAACGAAGGGTTCAAATTCACTAACCCTAACGTCAAAGATGAGTGCGGCTGCGGCGAAAGCTTTAACGTATAA
- the hscB gene encoding co-chaperone HscB, with translation MDYFTLFGLPASYTLTLEQLAVRYQDLQRQYHPDKFASAPAAEQLAAVQHSATINQAWQTLRHPLTRAEYLLSLHGFDLASEQHTVRDTAFLMEQLELREELDEIGQAKDDARLEGFIKRVKALFDTRQQLMVDQLHNERWEAAADTVRKLRFLDKLRSSAEELEEKLLDF, from the coding sequence ATGGACTATTTCACCCTCTTCGGGTTACCAGCCAGCTATACCCTCACGCTTGAACAACTGGCTGTCCGGTATCAGGATCTGCAGCGCCAGTACCATCCGGATAAATTTGCCAGCGCGCCTGCGGCGGAACAGCTTGCGGCGGTTCAGCATTCCGCCACTATAAACCAGGCCTGGCAGACGCTGCGCCATCCGCTGACTCGCGCAGAATATCTCCTTTCGCTGCATGGCTTCGATCTGGCCAGCGAGCAGCATACCGTTCGCGATACCGCGTTCCTGATGGAACAGCTGGAATTGCGCGAAGAGCTGGATGAGATCGGCCAGGCGAAAGACGACGCGCGGCTGGAAGGTTTTATCAAACGGGTGAAAGCGCTGTTTGATACCCGTCAGCAGCTGATGGTTGACCAATTGCATAATGAGCGCTGGGAGGCGGCGGCGGACACGGTTCGTAAGCTCCGTTTCCTCGATAAACTGCGCAGCAGTGCTGAAGAACTCGAAGAAAAACTGCTCGATTTTTAA
- the hscA gene encoding Fe-S protein assembly chaperone HscA, whose product MALLQISEPGLSAAPHQRRLAAGIDLGTTNSLVATVRSGQAETLPDHQGRYLLPSVVNYHASGLTVGYDARLNAAQDPANTISSVKRMMGRSLADIQNRYPHLPYQLQASENGLPMIQTAGGLLNPIRVSADILKALASRATEALAGELDGVVITVPAYFDDAQRQGTKDAARLAGLHVLRLLNEPTAAAIAYGLDSGQEGVIAVYDLGGGTFDISILRLSRGVFEVLATGGDSALGGDDFDHLLADYLRELAGFSDRSDNRLQRELLDAAIAAKIALSDAEAAHVEVGGWQGDITRTQFNDLIAPLVKRTLMACRRALKDAGVDAQEVLEVVMVGGSTRVPLVRERVGEFFGRTPLTSIDPDKVVAIGAAIQADILVGNKPDSELLLLDVIPLSLGLETMGGLVEKVIPRNTTIPVARAQEFTTFKDGQTAMSIHVMQGERELVQDCRSLARFALRGIPALPAGGAHIRVTFQVDADGLLSVTAMEKSTGVEASIQVKPSYGLTDGEIATMIKDSMSYAEQDIQARMLAEQKVEAARVLESLASALAADAALLSAAERQAIDAAAEQVRAAAAGDDADAIKEAIKNIDTQTQEFAARRMDQSVRIALKGQSVDEV is encoded by the coding sequence ATGGCCTTATTACAAATTAGTGAGCCCGGCCTGAGCGCCGCGCCGCACCAGCGTCGTCTGGCGGCCGGTATCGATCTGGGCACCACCAATTCTCTGGTGGCTACCGTGCGTAGCGGCCAGGCCGAGACTCTGCCCGATCATCAAGGCCGCTATCTGCTGCCGTCGGTGGTGAACTACCATGCTTCGGGGCTGACCGTCGGCTATGACGCCCGGCTTAATGCCGCCCAGGATCCTGCCAATACCATCAGCTCCGTGAAGCGGATGATGGGGCGCTCCCTCGCCGATATTCAAAACCGTTACCCGCATCTGCCGTATCAGCTGCAGGCCAGTGAAAACGGCCTGCCGATGATCCAGACCGCCGGCGGCTTGCTGAACCCGATTCGCGTCTCCGCCGATATCCTCAAAGCGCTGGCCTCCCGGGCGACCGAAGCGCTGGCTGGCGAACTCGACGGCGTGGTCATTACCGTTCCGGCCTACTTCGACGACGCTCAGCGTCAGGGGACTAAAGACGCGGCGCGTCTGGCGGGTCTGCACGTGCTCCGCTTGTTGAACGAACCCACTGCGGCGGCGATTGCCTACGGCCTCGATTCCGGGCAGGAAGGGGTGATTGCGGTCTACGATCTCGGCGGTGGTACCTTTGATATCTCCATTCTGCGTTTAAGCCGCGGGGTGTTTGAAGTGCTGGCGACCGGCGGTGATTCGGCGCTCGGCGGCGATGATTTCGATCACCTGCTGGCGGACTACCTGCGTGAGCTGGCGGGCTTCAGCGACCGCAGCGATAACCGTCTGCAGCGTGAACTGCTGGATGCCGCCATCGCGGCGAAAATCGCCTTGAGCGATGCCGAGGCAGCGCACGTCGAGGTCGGCGGCTGGCAGGGCGATATCACCCGTACCCAGTTTAACGATCTGATTGCTCCGCTGGTAAAACGTACCCTGATGGCCTGCCGTCGCGCGCTGAAAGACGCCGGCGTTGACGCGCAAGAGGTGCTGGAAGTGGTAATGGTCGGCGGTTCCACTCGCGTGCCGCTGGTGCGTGAGCGCGTTGGCGAGTTCTTCGGCCGCACTCCACTGACCTCCATCGACCCGGACAAAGTCGTCGCCATCGGCGCGGCGATCCAGGCCGATATCCTGGTGGGCAACAAGCCGGACAGCGAACTGCTGCTGCTCGACGTTATCCCGCTGTCGTTAGGCCTGGAGACCATGGGCGGCCTGGTGGAGAAAGTGATCCCGCGTAATACCACCATTCCGGTGGCCCGCGCGCAGGAATTCACCACCTTCAAAGATGGCCAGACGGCGATGTCCATTCACGTGATGCAGGGCGAGCGTGAGCTGGTGCAGGATTGCCGCTCGCTGGCGCGGTTTGCGCTGCGCGGTATCCCGGCGCTTCCGGCGGGTGGGGCGCATATTCGCGTGACCTTCCAGGTAGATGCTGACGGTTTGCTGAGCGTTACGGCGATGGAAAAATCGACCGGCGTGGAAGCCTCCATCCAGGTGAAACCGTCTTACGGCCTGACGGACGGCGAAATCGCCACCATGATTAAAGATTCGATGAGCTACGCCGAACAGGATATTCAGGCGCGCATGCTGGCTGAACAGAAAGTGGAAGCCGCTCGCGTACTGGAGAGCCTGGCCAGCGCGCTGGCCGCCGACGCCGCGCTGTTAAGCGCCGCGGAACGTCAGGCTATCGATGCCGCTGCGGAGCAGGTCCGCGCCGCTGCGGCAGGCGACGATGCCGACGCGATTAAAGAAGCGATTAAAAATATCGACACACAAACCCAGGAATTCGCCGCCCGCCGTATGGATCAGTCGGTCCGTATCGCGCTGAAAGGCCAATCCGTGGACGAGGTTTAA